AAAACAGTATCCCTTGAATTAGAAGATTTTTCACGTGCGATTCATCTCAGCATAAAAGCCTTTAACCATATCAGCTACAGTATTACTTTCGACTatttccagattaaaaaaaaaaacaaaacaaaacacgcGAAATCCAACAActcctgccctcctccagccccaaaTTACCGTTATAAGATTCCTATTGAGGAATATCTGTACAAcacttatttttcaaagctcAAACCTTAGTGAAttagaacaaaataaacatgaatGCTCTCTGCGTTCAAGATAGTGCGCTTTACACTTACCCGTTCCGTTTTTAAACAACTTTTGCTAAGGGTCTTCATTTTCGAAATAGGTTATAAAAATTGCTATAAGAAATAGATAAAACCGAAAGCAACAGCAGCGAGTGCAAGACAGGGGGAGGATGAGGGCCGTTGGGCGGTTGGCGAAAAGGCGCGCGCTTCTGACGTGGCTTTTCGAATTTGAAAGTATCCAGTAACAACGCTCCGTTACTGCCAGCCAATCAGAGAGGAGAACACGCTATAAAAGGAGCCGCGGAGCCAAAACACTTTCACTCTGTAGCCCTGGTTACGAGAAGAGGTTCGGTGCTCATAGAGTGATGGCGCGTACGAAGCAGACAGCGCGTAAGTCGACCGGTGGGAAGGCGCCCCGCAAGCAGCTGGCCACCAAGGCGGCCCGCAAGAGCGCGCCGGCCACGGGCGGCGTGAAGAAGCCGCACCGTTACCGGCCCGGCACGGTGGCGCTGCGCGAGATCCGGCGCTACCAGAAGTCGACGGAGCTGCTGATCCGCAAGCTGCCCTTCCAGCGCCTGGTGCGCGAGATCGCGCAGGACTTCAAGACCGACCTGCGCTTCCAGAGCTCGGCCGTGATGGCGCTGCAGGAGGCGAGCGAGGCGTACCTGGTGGGGCTTTTCGAGGACACCAACCTGTGCGCCATCCACGCCAAGCGCGTCACCATTATGCCCAAGGACATCCAGCTGGCGCGCCGCATCCGCGGCGAGCGCGCTTGAGCCTCCTGCCGCAGGTCCCTGCTCCGTGATCCTGAACTTCATCCCCGCACCCTAAAGGCTCTTTTAAGAGCCACTATATTGCACAAGAGAGCTGTGGTTATCAGTACTAGTACTCCTATGATTTAGTTTGTCTTCTTTCTCTAATCTG
Above is a genomic segment from Nyctibius grandis isolate bNycGra1 chromosome 5, bNycGra1.pri, whole genome shotgun sequence containing:
- the LOC137663987 gene encoding histone H3, with amino-acid sequence MARTKQTARKSTGGKAPRKQLATKAARKSAPATGGVKKPHRYRPGTVALREIRRYQKSTELLIRKLPFQRLVREIAQDFKTDLRFQSSAVMALQEASEAYLVGLFEDTNLCAIHAKRVTIMPKDIQLARRIRGERA